The sequence GATAGGCTGTTATGCTGGGCCGATTCATCAGGTTTCATGTTTGTCTGCATAGGACTGTCCTGTATTGCATGATGTGGTTCGCTTGTCGCCTCGCGCCGTGCGTCCGGCGTGCTTGCAACCGGGTTATCAACTTTCGACGTATACGGATGTACTAGTGTCGCGGGAGGCAGGACGCCGGGAGCGACCCGTGCGTTCTCCAAACTTTTTTTTTCAGTCTCTGCTTCCTCTTTCAGGCCGTCCGGCTTACCTTCCCGGAACACCCGGCTTACCATGATGTCTTCCGTCTCGAGTGTCATCAGTTGCTCGCGCGTCAGCGCGCCGCCCTTGGCATACAGGCGATTGGCCTGGCGCAGGCGCGCGCGATCCAGCGCGTTGCGGATGCTCCTGGCGTTGGCAAACTGCGGCATCTTCATGCGCCGCTGGATGTAGTCGTAAAACGCCTGCTCCGCCTGGGGGCTGAGGCGGTATTGCTGTTGTTGCAGCATCAGGTGCGTGATCTGCATCAGTTCATCCGCCGCAAAGTCCGGAAAATCCAGATGGTGTGCGACGCGCGAGGCCATGCCCGGATTGCTCTTGAAGAAGGTATCCATGCGATCCTTATAACCGGCCAGGATCACCACCAGATCGTCGCGCTGATTCTCCATCACCTGTAACAGAATCTCGATGGACTCCTGACCGTAGTCGCGCTCGTTTTCCGGGCGGTACAGGTAATAGGCCTCGTCTATGAACAGCACGCCGCCCATCGCCTTTTTCAAGACCTCTTTGGTCTTGGGCGCGGTGTGGCCGATGTACTGGCCGACCAGATCGTCGCGCGTCACCGACACCACTTCAGGACGACGGATGTAGCCCAAGCGGTGCAGAATCTCCGCCATACGCATGGCGACCGTGGTCTTGCCGGTGCCGGGGTTGCCGGTAAACGACATGTGCAAACTGGGCGGCCCTGAGCTGAGGCCCATACCCTTGCGCAGCCTGTCCACCATCAGCAACGCCGCGATCTCGCGGATGCGTGTCTTGACCGGCTTCAAGCCCACCAATTCACGATCCAGCTTGTCGAGAACCTCCTCGACCTCCGAGTCGCGGAAGGCGCCGGCTACGCTGACCTGCGCGTCGCCTGTACTCGTCTGTTGTCCTGCTGTCGTCGCCATGCTATTTCTCGTTTATCAGTCAATTAGTAGCTGGTAGCGAGTGGCGAGGATAATTGATTTGTGCCATCCTCGCTTTCTCCTCGCTACCAGCAACTCGTCACTCGCTACTGTTTTTACTCAGGAGTCACAAAGTAAGGCTACAATGCTTATGATGTGACTCCTGAGTAAATACCCTGTTTTACCTACCCCCACCCTGTCCCGCCCCCTACATAGGGGGCGGGGACGTGACGTGAAGTGTAGCCTTACTTATTGACTTATGAGTAACTATAGCGCTCACCCTCTGGGTTATCGGTGGCGTAAGAGTGCACGGTGTAACGAATGTTGCGGCCATTGACCTCCTGGCGCGTGAGACCAAAACCCGGCTCGTACGACGGGCGGTTGACGATGAACGACAGTGTCACGCTTTCGACGCCGCGTTTGTTGTCAAAGGCCAACACCCGGATATAGTGATTGGGGTAGGCTTTGCGGCAGGCGTTCACCTCCAGCATGATGCCCGCCGGATCCTTGAGATCAAACATCGGCAAATCCCACATCTCCCAGTAGGTATTACGCGGGTGCGGATCGTCGGTAAATTCCACGCTGACCGCCCACTTGTTGCTTAAACAGTATTGAATCTGTGCGCGAATCTCATCGTCGCTGAGATCCGGCAAGAACGAAAAGGTGCCTTGTGTGATTTTCATAACTATCTCCTGTTTGCTATATCAACGGCTGATGGTGGCGGTGGGCACGAAGTCAGGGGTGTCCGTGGACTCATAGTTGAAGCTGACATCCTTCCACAACTCCAGCGCGACTTTCAGCGGTGTACACCACTTGGCGGCCTTCGCCAGAATCTGCGGGCCTTCGTTCCAGATATCACGGCCTTCGTTACGCGCCTGAACCATGACCTCCAGCGCCACGCGGTTTGCCGTGGCGCCCGCCTGGATGCCCATCGGATGGCCGATGGTGCCGCCGCCGAATTGCAGCACCACGTCGTCGCCCAGATAAGTCAGTAACTGATGCATCTGACCGGCGTGAATACCACCGGACGCGACCGGCATGACCTTGTTCAGCGAAGCCCAGTCCTGTTCGAAGTACAGGCCATGCTCCAGGCTCACCGGGGTGTGCGTTTGCAGTAAGGTGTCATAAAAACCCTTAATCATGAGCGGATCGCCTTCCAGCTTGCCGACCACGGTGCCGGCATGGATGTGGTCCACGCCCGCCATACGCATCCACTTGCAAATCACGCGGAAGTTCATGCCATGATTCTTCTGGCGCGAGTAGGTCGAGTTACCGGCGCGGTGCAGGTGCAGGATCATGTCGTTCTTGCGACACCACTTGGCCATACTCTGGATCGCGGTTTAGCCGATGACCAGGTCAATCATGACGATGATCGAGCCCAGTTCCTTGGCGAACTCGGCTCGCTCATACATATCTTCCATGGTGCCCGCGGTGATGTTCAGGTAGTGGCCCTTAACCTCGCCTGTGGCGGCGGAGGCCTTGTTGACCGCATCCATGCAATACAGGAAACGGTCGCGCCAGTGCATGAAGGGCTGCGAGTTGATGTTCTCGTCGTCCTTCACAAAATCCAAACCGCCCTTCAGCGCCTCATACACCACACGGCCATAGTTACGGCCGGACAGGCCGAGCTTGGGCTTGGTGGTTGCCCCCAGCAACGGACGGCCAAACTTGTCCAGACGCTCGCGCTCAACCACGACACCGGTAGCGGGACCTTGGAAGGTCTTCAGGTAGGCAACCGGAATGCGCATATCTTCCAGGCGCAGTGCTTTCACCGCCTTGAAGCCGAACACGTTACCGATAATGGAAGCGGTCAGGTTAGCGATGGAGCCGGGCTCGAACAGGTCGAGGTCATAGGCGATGTAGGCAAAGACCTGGCCGGGGGTGCCGGGCACCGGGTCCACCTTGTACGCCTTGGCGCGGTACAGGGGCGCGTCGGTCAAACGATCCGTCCATACCACGGTCCAGGTCGCGGTCGAGGATTCACCGGCCACGGCAGCCGCCGCTTCAATCGCATCCACACCTTCTTGCGGGGTGATACGGAACATCGCCAGCATGTCGGTGTCCTTGGGCTTGTAGTCCGGCTCCCAATAGCCCATCTTGGCGTAAGGTATCACGCCCGCTTTATAGCGCTCCTTGCCTTCCTTCAGTGTTCCTACATCTGCGTCTTTCGCCATAACGGCCTCCACTTGTTTATCAATTATCAATCGTTAAACCGTACACGTTACGTGTCGCCCGGCGCAGCGCCTGCCCACTCAGCATGGGGATCGCTGACGCGCAGCACCTTTTAATGCCTATATTAAGCAAAAAACCTTATAAATAATAATCAATAATAAAAATTATATTTATAGATTTTTATCTATGTATTATTTTTTTCCTTGAGCACACATAGTGATGATGGTTAACACACGCCAACGCCGCTGCGGTTTACGCGCGCCGCCCGGGTTCGCCCTCCGGCGACGCACAGGGAAGAGCGGTAGCGAAGGGTTCTGCTAGTGTCGGTCGCTCCCGGCGTCGTGCCTACCGCGACATTGGTGCATCCATGTACGGCACGGGAGGCACCACGCCGGGAGCGACTTCGGCGAAAGCGAGCAACAACTCGATCGCCTCGGGTGGTTCCTGCTCGGGGCGGAAGGCGAGCAAAGCGTTGTCGCGGATCTCGACATAGAAGCCCGGGTGATCGCGTAACAACTGTTCGATCTCCGTCCCGACAAAGGCAAGCGCCCGTGCCGGATCCTGCGCGTAGAGACGGTAGTGCGGGGCGAGCGCCGGGCGGCCTGCCAGATCCACCTCCTGATACTCGACCAGGTAATGCTCAAGATAACCTCCGGGCGTGATCGCAAGATTGGGCAATGGCGCCTCACCAGCTTCAAGATGGTGGATGAGCGTATGACGGTGCTCGGTGTAGTAGTCCGGGGCGGCGGTGTGGCTGTAATCGAATATCTTGATCTCGCAGCCACGGTAGGCGCCGGTCATCACGTTGCTCTCCTGGCGGTCGGCCCCGCGGCGCAGGTATACGAAGTCGTGGCTGTTGAGCGTGCCCACTGTGGCCGTCGCGAACTGAAAGCCGTGACGCCGCGCCACTTCGGCCATCTGCTGTTCGCGCGCCGACCATGGCGTGGCGCTGTTAAGCGGAGTCTGGCCGGAAGCCGGGCTGCATTGAATAGAAGTGGCGAGTGGCAAGGAAAAGCACGACTGTTTTCATCCCTGCTACTCGCTACTCGCCACTCGCTACTTAAATACGAGGAACCCTGCATGTCACCATCTGCCGACACAAGCGCCGCCCCCGGCCGGGAAGCGCGCGACAAACCCCCTCCTGTTTCGCCGTTTCGAGTTTGAAGGCTACTCTGCGACACGCGCCTTTCTCGATGCCCTGGAGGGCTTGTCGAAGGATCTGGGTTATTACCCGGATTTGGGTTTTGCCTCCAAATACGTCAACGTGACGGTGCAGGCGCGTGACGGCAGCGCGCTGGCGCCGGCCGACTACGAATTCGCCGCGCGGGTCACGGCGCTTGCCGGTACGCCATAGCACGCGGCCGGCACTATCCTCTGGCCGGCCCGGATCGATCAACGCGCCATCCACAGCGATGCCTCCCAGTAGAGCGGTATCCCGACTATCACATTGAAAGGAAACGTCACACCGAGCGACAGCGTCAGATAAAAGGAGGGATTCGCCTCAGGAATCGCGAGCCGCATGGCGGACGGTACCGCGATATAGGATGCACTCGCTGCCAAAATGGCCACCAGCATCGTGCCGCCGGGGCTGAAGCCGAGCAGGTAGTGACCGGTAACCAGACCAAACGCTGCCCCGATCAGCGGCATGATGATGCCGAAACCCACCAGAAACATCCCCATGCGGCGGAACTCCCCAATGCGTTTGGCCGCCTCCATGCCCATCTCGAGCAGAAACAGGGACAACACGCCCATGAATATCCCGTCGTAGAACGGCATAATCTTTTGCAGGCCATCGGACAGGGCGAACGCGCCCACTGCAATACCGCCAAACAGCAGGATCACGCTGCCATTGGTAACGGCTTCGTGTACCAACTGACCCACCGTCTGGCCGCCATCGGCATCAGACGTACTGTCACGCGGGCGTGTCAGCTTGGCGAGCAGCAAGCCGATAATGATGGCTGGCGACTCCATGATGGCGAGCATGATCACCGGGTAGGTCTCATGCGTGATGTTTTGCGTTTCCAGAAAGGCCAGCGTGGTCAAAAATGTGCCGGCGCTCACTGAACCATAGTGCGCGGCAATCGCAGCAGAGTTGAGTGTGTCCATGTGCCCCAGCCAGCGCAGTATCGCGTAGGCGATGAGCGGCAGCAGGATACCCAAGGCAAAGGCCGCTGCCACGGCTTCGAGTGCCGCTCCTAAATCCGCCTTGGCCAGCTCCATGCCGCCGTGCAGGCCGATGCCCAGCAGCAGATAAATCGACAGGCCCTTGGCCAGTTCGGGAAACTTCAAGTCCGAACGCACCAGGTGCGCCACCATACCGAGCGCGAAAAACAATACCGCCGGAATCAGCAGGCCGCCCAACATCTCACATACCCCGTAAACGCATGTTCAGTGGGCAACTGCATTAGTGCTTCACCCACAACGCATCAGACACCAGTGACACACCGCCAAAGCGCTTCAGCACCGGGCGGATCAACTCCACCAGATCATTTACCCGTTCCGCGTCACAGACGATGACCAGATAACTGTTATTGAACTCGCCGCTCACCCCGCCCAGACTCTCGCCCCGATCACCTTTGCCATAAGCGCCGGGAATCATGGTGTAGCTGGGAAAACCGTGCCTCTCGAGCAAAGCCAGCACTTGCGGCACGGCCACCGACTCAACAACCACCTCGACCTTTTTAACTGCCTTCATGGGATATTTCCTGCGCCTGTTATGTCAGCCATGTCCGTCCATTATGTCAGCGAAGGCCAGCAGATGCTCGATGGCCTCCGGCGGCTCAAGTCCCTGATCGGGGCGAAAGGCCAGCAGGACATTGTCACGGATCTCGACATAGAAGCCCGGTTGCGCGAGCAGCAATTTCGCCAGCCTTGTGCTGGTCAGTGACAGCCCCTGCTCCGGTTCGTGTGCATAGAGGCGGTAGTGCTGTGAAAGCGCCGGGTGAGATGCGAGATCCACCTCGTGATATTCAATGAGGTAGCGCTCCAGATAACTGCCGGGTGTGATTGCGAGATTGGGCCACCTGCCGCCCTCAGCCGGCCCCCGGCTCAGCATGATGATCGTATGACGGTGCCCGGCGTAGTAGTCCGGGGCGGCGGTGTGGCTGTAATCGAATATCCTGACCTCGCAGCCGCGATAGGCGCCGGTCATCACGTTGCTCTCCTGGCGATCGGCCCCGCGGCGCAGGTATACGAAGTCGTGGCTGTTGAGCGTGCCCACTGTGGCCGGCGCGAACTGAAAGCCGTGGCGCCGCGCCACCTCGGCCATCTGCTGTTCGCGCGCCGACAGCCGCGCCTTCTCCTTGACCAGCTTCGCGTCATGCATGCGCGCCGACAGCGAGTGGCGGGTGAACTGGTAATAGTTGTCGAGGCCCAGTATCTCGAACGGCCGGCCCGCGTGCAGGCATGCCTCCTGGAACTGGTGCAGGTATTCCATCGCGGTGTGGTCAATGATGCGGCCGGATTCGGTGACGGCGAGCGTGATGCCCGCCCCCGGCGGAATCGCCTGCAGCAGCTTGTCGAGCGGCAGCAGATTGAAGCACACGATCGAGCCGAGCGAGATGCGGTAGTGCGGCAGTGAAGCGCCATTTTCCACCTTGACCTTGATCACCGGGTTGCGGAACAGCCCGGCGAAGTTGCCCCATAGCAGTTTGAACGACTGGGCGAAGGTGAGCCGCCCGGTCAGCACCGCGCGAAACGACGGCGTGAGCAGATATACGAGCAGCGCGATCTCCGCCGCGATGCCCAACAGGATGCCGATCAGCAGATCGGTGGCGAGAATCGCCGCGATCGTCGCCACGAAAATGATGATCTGGTCGCGCCCGATGGCGAAAGTCTTGCTGAACACGCGGATCTCGCACAGCCGCCAGCCGACGTAGACCAGGATCGCGCCGATGGCCGCGAGCGGGATGCGCGCGATCAGATCCTTGGCGAGGAACAGAAACACGATCAGGAACACCGCATTGTAGAAGTTGGCCCACAGAGTGCGTCCGCCGGCGTCAATGTTGGCGCGGCTCTTGACGCCGCCGGGGATGATGGTGAGTCCGCCGAAGATGCTCGACAGCGTGTTCGACACACCCATGGCGCGCAGCGTCACGTTGGGGTGCGACTTGCGCTGGTAGGGGTCTATCTTGTCCACTGCGGCGATGGTTGCGAGCGACTCGATGCCGTCAATCAGGGTGAGCGTGATCACCACCAGCAGCACGCTCCACCACAGTTTGGTGCGGTCCCACACCGCGCCGAAGGCCGGCAACGTGATGCCGCCCTCGATGATGTTATGCGGCATGGCGATCAGATACTTCGCATCGAGCTGCAGCAGGTAGCC comes from Gammaproteobacteria bacterium and encodes:
- a CDS encoding ribulose bisphosphate carboxylase small subunit, whose translation is MKITQGTFSFLPDLSDDEIRAQIQYCLSNKWAVSVEFTDDPHPRNTYWEMWDLPMFDLKDPAGIMLEVNACRKAYPNHYIRVLAFDNKRGVESVTLSFIVNRPSYEPGFGLTRQEVNGRNIRYTVHSYATDNPEGERYSYS
- a CDS encoding 4a-hydroxytetrahydrobiopterin dehydratase; translated protein: MPTQAPPPAGKRATNPLLFRRFEFEGYSATRAFLDALEGLSKDLGYYPDLGFASKYVNVTVQARDGSALAPADYEFAARVTALAGTP
- a CDS encoding sodium-dependent bicarbonate transport family permease: MLGGLLIPAVLFFALGMVAHLVRSDLKFPELAKGLSIYLLLGIGLHGGMELAKADLGAALEAVAAAFALGILLPLIAYAILRWLGHMDTLNSAAIAAHYGSVSAGTFLTTLAFLETQNITHETYPVIMLAIMESPAIIIGLLLAKLTRPRDSTSDADGGQTVGQLVHEAVTNGSVILLFGGIAVGAFALSDGLQKIMPFYDGIFMGVLSLFLLEMGMEAAKRIGEFRRMGMFLVGFGIIMPLIGAAFGLVTGHYLLGFSPGGTMLVAILAASASYIAVPSAMRLAIPEANPSFYLTLSLGVTFPFNVIVGIPLYWEASLWMAR
- a CDS encoding transcriptional regulator yields the protein MKAVKKVEVVVESVAVPQVLALLERHGFPSYTMIPGAYGKGDRGESLGGVSGEFNNSYLVIVCDAERVNDLVELIRPVLKRFGGVSLVSDALWVKH
- a CDS encoding SulP family inorganic anion transporter; protein product: MPKNISLQTEKPQNGIKGLKHWRYDLLAGLQVALVSLPLSLGIAIASGAPPVTGVISAIIAGLIFPFLGGAYVTISGPAAGLAPALLAGMIMLGDGDLAAGYPLLLVAICLTGLVQIVLSLFKAGRFALFLPVTVVEGMLAAIGAMIIIKQIPALLGDFVPPAKSMLVTISNLPTSFLRIDPAIAVIGGICLFLMFYLNRTRHARLRRIPAPLFVAGVGIGFGYLLQLDAKYLIAMPHNIIEGGITLPAFGAVWDRTKLWWSVLLVVITLTLIDGIESLATIAAVDKIDPYQRKSHPNVTLRAMGVSNTLSSIFGGLTIIPGGVKSRANIDAGGRTLWANFYNAVFLIVFLFLAKDLIARIPLAAIGAILVYVGWRLCEIRVFSKTFAIGRDQIIIFVATIAAILATDLLIGILLGIAAEIALLVYLLTPSFRAVLTGRLTFAQSFKLLWGNFAGLFRNPVIKVKVENGASLPHYRISLGSIVCFNLLPLDKLLQAIPPGAGITLAVTESGRIIDHTAMEYLHQFQEACLHAGRPFEILGLDNYYQFTRHSLSARMHDAKLVKEKARLSAREQQMAEVARRHGFQFAPATVGTLNSHDFVYLRRGADRQESNVMTGAYRGCEVRIFDYSHTAAPDYYAGHRHTIIMLSRGPAEGGRWPNLAITPGSYLERYLIEYHEVDLASHPALSQHYRLYAHEPEQGLSLTSTRLAKLLLAQPGFYVEIRDNVLLAFRPDQGLEPPEAIEHLLAFADIMDGHG